In Sulfuriferula plumbiphila, the genomic window GAGGAATATCAGCAATTCAGTTTTCTGATCAACCCTGGAATTGTCTTTGAAAAGATTGCCAAAGATCGGGATATCCCCTAACAGGGGCACCTTGTTAGTATCATTGCGGGTGCTTTGTTCGAAGATACCACCCAGCACTGCCGTTTCACCGTTCTTCAAGCGTATCTGCGTTTTAACCCGTTTGGTATTAATGGCCGGATTCCCCGCTGTAGACGCACCAACCGCGTCTTTCTGAACTTCAACATTCAGGATCACGGAATCGTTGTTCAGGATTTGCGGGTTAACCAAAAGACACAGGAAAGCATCCTTGAACGTCACTGTGGCCGGGGAGTTCGCGGTGCCAGGCGTAATGTAGGGAATCTGCGTGCCCTGCAAGATGACCGCAGGTCTCTGGTTGGAAGTCACTACACGCGGATTGGAGATGATCTTGCCGCGATTGTCCGCTTCCAATGCGGACAGCTCGAGGCTCACCAGATTGCCGCTGCCCAGATTGATAAGCGACAACCCGAGCGTGCCGGCTGCACCGGAAACAGGCAGGTCCACATTAAATGGCGCCGCACCATTCACGCCGGAGACTATCCCGTTCGCTGCGTTAGCTGCGGTATTGGAAAAACCCACGCTGTCGTTTTTCCGGCCATGCTGGACACCAAAGCGCGCGCCCAACTGGCGGCTGAACCCGTCATCCGCCACCACCACGCGCGCTTCGATCATGACCTGTTTGGCAGGGATATCGATCAACTTGAGCAATTCGCGCACTTCGTCCTGCTTGCTGGGCGTGTCGCTGACAATCAGGCTGTTGGTCTGCGGCTCGGACGAGGCGCTGCCGCGTGCGGAAAGTATCCGGGTCAGCGTACCAAGCGAACCAGGCGCTGCCGAGATGGGCGCAGCGGTGGTTGCCACCGGGGTCGCCTTGACGCCTTGAGCCTGTGCCGAACACGTCACGTCTTCACCGTTATCGCCGGATGTTGCCGCCAGCCCCTGCAGTACCCGGGCAGCCTGATCAGCGCGCATGTAGTCGAGCACATAACTGCGCACGACCAGCGGCTCCAGTGCCTGCGTAGCCTGGCGCGACTCCAGCTCGCTTTTTTCTTTGGCGATCAGCTCATCCTTGGGTGCCACCCAGATCACATTGCCATTGACGCGTTTGTCCAGCCCCTTGCTTTGCATGATGATGTCGAGCGCCTGATCCCAGGGCACATCTTTCAGGCGCAGGGTAAGGTTGCCGTTCACCGTGTCGCTGGTGATGATGTTAAGACCGGTAAAGTCAGCGATCACTTGCAGCACAGAGCGTACTTCCACGTTCTGGAAGTTGAGCGAGAGTTTTTCCCCGGTATATTTTGGCTTGCCTGCGGCGGCCTTACCGGTGTCTTCCGGCTTGGCGCGCACTTCGATGGTGAACTGGTTGTCAGCCTGATAAGCGGAGTATTCGTAGTCGCCTTTAGGCTCGACGGTCATGCGCACGTTACTGCCGCTGCCCTGAGTTTCGA contains:
- the pilQ gene encoding type IV pilus secretin family protein, whose amino-acid sequence is MKNKLARLPQQLLACIALAMLLATGMQTARAAGSDANSVETLDYSTLEGGKLLIKVGLKQTLRASPAGFTINNPPRVVLDLAGAANGLGKNTVNVNQGPLRSINIVQAGDRTRLVMNLSKAAQYTTRIDGNALLITLQESDSQTTSNVTPRFAEGAPSAAKHSVRDIDFHRGASGEGRIVTTLSDTTTGIDIRKQGQQLVVDFLNTDVPRSLQRRLDVNDFATPVKYIETQGSGSNVRMTVEPKGDYEYSAYQADNQFTIEVRAKPEDTGKAAAGKPKYTGEKLSLNFQNVEVRSVLQVIADFTGLNIITSDTVNGNLTLRLKDVPWDQALDIIMQSKGLDKRVNGNVIWVAPKDELIAKEKSELESRQATQALEPLVVRSYVLDYMRADQAARVLQGLAATSGDNGEDVTCSAQAQGVKATPVATTAAPISAAPGSLGTLTRILSARGSASSEPQTNSLIVSDTPSKQDEVRELLKLIDIPAKQVMIEARVVVADDGFSRQLGARFGVQHGRKNDSVGFSNTAANAANGIVSGVNGAAPFNVDLPVSGAAGTLGLSLINLGSGNLVSLELSALEADNRGKIISNPRVVTSNQRPAVILQGTQIPYITPGTANSPATVTFKDAFLCLLVNPQILNNDSVILNVEVQKDAVGASTAGNPAINTKRVKTQIRLKNGETAVLGGIFEQSTRNDTNKVPLLGDIPIFGNLFKDNSRVDQKTELLIFLTPRIIKDNLELH